The nucleotide sequence AGGACCGGCAGGTCCGGCCGGACGGTGCGGGCCAGCTGGATCAGCTCCGGTCCTGACAGGTGCGGCATCGTCCGGTCGGTCAGCAACAGGCTGAACTGCCCGGGTCGCGCCTGGACACAGGCCAGCGCCTCCCGGGGATCCTCGTAAATCTCCACGTGGTAGCCGATCCGCCGCAGCATGGCGCCGACGGCCTGGCCGATCGCTTCCTCGTCATCCACCAGCAGCACGGACTCGCCCTGCCCGGGCACCAGGCCCGCCACCGGCTCACGCACGGCGCTATCCGTCGCCGGAGCCGCGGGAAAATAAAGCTCAAACGTGGTGCCCTCCCCCGGTTGGCTTTGCACGAAGATGGCCCCGTCGTGGCTCTTCATGATGCCATGCACCATGGGCAGCCCGAGGCCGGTCCCCTCGCCCGGGCCCTTGGTCGTGAAAAAGGGTTCGAAGATCCGCGCCAGCACCGTGGCGTCCATGCCGTGTCCGGTGTCGGCAATCGTCAGCCGCGCGTGGGGTCCCGGCTGCAAGCCCGGCCGGGGGACACAGTCGGCCGGCTCCAGCCGGCACAGGGCCAGCCGCACGGTCAGCCGGCCGGGCCGGTCGCGCATGGCGTGGGCGGCATTGGTGCACAGGTTCATCACCACCTGGTGGACCTGGCCGGCATCGGCGAGCACGGGCGGCGCGTCGGGGGCCATGTCCTGACTGATCTCGATCGTCGCCGGCAACGAGGCGCGCAGCAGGCCCAGGGCCTCCCGGATGATCATCTGCAACGGCTGCCGCAACCGCTCATGCTGCTGCTGGCGGCTGAAGGTCAGGATCTGGCGCACCAGTTCTTTCGCGCGGTTGCTCGCCAGGCCGATCTCATCCAGCCGCCGGCGCAGGTCCGCCGGCTGGTCCAGATCCATCAGCGCCAGCTCCTGGTTGATGATGATGGCCGTGAGGATGTTGTTGAAATCGTGCGCGATGCCGCCGGCCAGGGTGCCCAGCGCCTCGAGCTTCTGGTTCTGCTGCAGTTGGGCCTCGAGCGACGCCTTCTGCGTCTCGGCCTGGCGCTGCTCCGTGATGTCGGTGATCGTGCTCAGCATGCACCGGACGCCGGCCAGCTCGATCGTCTCAAAGGAGCAGCGCGTGACCAACCGACCGCCATCCTTCCGGCGGAAATTGAGCTCCATGTCGCGCACGCGGCCCTCCTCCTGTAACCGGGCGAACAGGGCCTGCCGGTCCGCCAGGTTCTCCCAGATGCCGGTCTCCAGCGAGGATCGTCCGATGACATCCGCCCGGCTGTACCCGCTGACACGCTCGAAACCCAGGTTCACGTCGATGTAGCGCCCCGTGGCGATTTCCGAGATGATCAGCGGCTGCGGGCTGGACCGGAAGGCCTTGGCGAATTTCTCCTCCGACTCCCGCAGGGCCTGCTCCGCGGCCAGGCGGTCGGTGATGTCGCGCAGCACCGAGACGTTGTGCGGCCGCCCGTCGATCTCAATGCGCTCGGCCGAGAGCTCGCACCGGCGCTGGCGGCCGCCCTTCATCCCGATGATCACGGGATGGCCGCGCACGGAACCCTCGACCCGCAGCTGCTCGACAAAACCCTGGCGCTCCAGGCTCTCCGACCACAGGCCCAGCTCCAACGGCGTGCGGCCGATCACTGTCTCGCGCCGGCAGTCGAACAGCCGGAGGAAACCCTCGTTGACGTCGACGTAGCGCCCGGTGTCCAGCTCATGCACCGACATCGCATCCGGGCTGGCCCGGAAGATCCGGGCGAACTTCTCCTCCGACTCGCGCAGCGCCTGCTCGGCCCGCCGGCTCTCGGTAATGTCCCGCCCTTCGGGGATGATCGCCACCACCGCACCCTGCTCGTCGCGCACGGGCTTGAGGGAAAAATCCATGGTCAGCAGCCGCCCGTCCGCCGCCGGATGCGTGGTCTCGTAGCGCACAAATTCCCCGCGGGCCGCCCGGCCGATCGCCGCGCGCAGCCGCGCCTGCTCGGCCGGGTCGTGGCTCCACCAGGGGGTGTCCCAGAAATAATTCCCCACCACCTGCTCCTGCCTCACCCCCACCGCATCCAGCGAGGTCTGGTTGGCGCGCAGCAGCCGGCCCGCCGGGTCGAGCAGACCGATGAACTGGAAACTGTGGTCCAGGATGGCGCGCAACATCTGCTCGCTCCGGGCCCGCTCCTGCTCCGCCTGTTTCCAGGCGGTCACATCCTGCGAGGAATAGAGCACATGCGTGCAGGCGCCGGCCGCGTCCAGGATCGGCGTCAGGGTGGTGCGGCCATGGAACACCCCCGTCGGCGCCCGCGTGACCTCCTCGAATTCCAGCAGCTGCCCGCTCCGGATCACCTGCTCGTAACGCTCCCGCATCCGCCCAACCGTCTCGGCGTCAAAACCGAACTGCGCCTGCACGTCCGCGAAGCTGCGACCCTCAAAATCCTGCGCCGAGAGGGCATAGCCGGCGGCGCGGACGGTCTCGAGGTAGGGGCGGTTGACCGTGACCACCCGGATCAGGTCCGTCGCGTCCACCTCCGCCAGCAGCATCATGTCGCGCGCGCTGTTGAAGATCAGCTCGAGCTGGAGCTTTTGCGTCCGCAGGGCGGCCGTGGCAGTGGATGGCTTAGTGGCCATGGGGACAATGCCTGTCCGTTGCACCTCTCCGGGGAGGTGCCGACACGGGGACATGCGGTGGAAGATTCACGCAGCGTAGGCAGACCGGCCTGAAGCCACCCTGCCTATCGACCCCGGTCCGGGCAAGTTAACACTCAAAATCAGCCCGTATAAACGAAGGACGCCGGCCCGCTAAGCGGGCCGGCGTCCGGCACTGGCACACACGACAGCGGGGCAACCGGCCCCCGCCGCCAAATTCGGGCTCACTTGGGAGGATCAACCCCGCCCCGCTGGCGATCCCTTCGTTCTAAGGTGGATTTTTCCCCAGTTGGCGCGCCTTTGCCCCAAGGCGCGAGGGGTTGCTCCCTGGATGGCCCGCGCCCCTGCGGCCGGGCCTTGGGGTTCTTTTGCCTCATCCGTGTCCATGCGTGGTTGCACCGAATCGTTGCTCACCGCCCGCCGCCGAAATCAAATTCCTGCACCGCCGCGACGAGCACCGGCCGGCCGCGGCTGGTGGGGGGCGCGAACTTCCAGTCGCGCACCGCCCGCACGGCCTGTTCCATCAGGTAGGGATGGGTGCCGGCGGCGGGCTGCGCCGCGGCCATCCGCACGGCCCCGCGTTCATCGATGTAGAAGTGGACCTGCACCCGGCCGTGGACGCCCGCCTTCCCGGCGTCGAGGGCGTACCGCGGTGCGTCGCCCGCGAGGCGCTGCGGCGCGCGGTCGAGTTGGTTCGCGGGACAGAGCTGGCGCGAGGCGCTCAGATCGCCGGCATTCTCAAAACCGTCGAAGAAGAAGTGGTTGACCGCGTTCGACGTGATCACGGCCCCCTCGAGCGTGAAATCGATCCGCATCTCCGTCTGCACCGGCACGGGCAGGCCGTCGAGGCGCGCGGGCAGGAACTGCCACTCGCGCAGGGCGGCCAGGGCCGTCTCGGCAATCCGCGGATGCGTGTGGGCCAGCGGCAGCGCCTCCTGCACTTTGCCCTCGGGATCGATGCTGACGGCGACGACCGCGTAGCCGCGGGTGATGCCGGACATCTGCAGGGCGGCCGGGAACGGCGGCATGGCATTGTCGGGAGCCAACCGGGCGGACTCGAACTGAGCCAGGACCGGAACCGCGGGGACGAGCAGCGCGGCGAGCAGAAGTGCATGGGGAATTTTCATGGGAGGAGTGATTCGTCCCGCATAACCCCGCCCCCGCGCCATCCCTTCACAACCTCCTCCCCCGCCTCAATTCCCTTCCCGTGGGCCGCGAGCTTGCTCGCGCTCCGATTACCCAATCCTCTTCCGCCACAAAAAGTCACAAAAAATCGACAGCGTATGCAGCTCTCAACGCGCCTAACGGCGCGCGTATCAGCTCCACCCACCGGACCCTCGCTCTTCGTGTCCACCCCTGCATTGGTCCTCACTGACACACTCCGCGCTCGCCACCCCGCTTTGCGCCCGGCTCACTCGGCGGCCATGTCGCGCGTGCTCACCCTGCTCACGAACGCCTTCCCCGTCTGGGTCGTGGTCCTGGCCGCGCTCGCGTTGGTCGAACCCACGTGGTTCACTTGGTTCGGCGGCCCGTGGATCACCTGGGGCCTCGCCGTCATCATGCTGGGCATGGGGCTCACGCTGACCTTCGACGATTTCCGCAGTGTCACCCGCCTGCCCAAGGCCGTGGCCCTGGGCTTCGTCGCCCAATTCACGATCATGCCCTTCCTCGGCTGGAGCCTCGGCCGGCTCTTCGCCCTCGAGACCCCGTACGCCGTCGGCCTCATCCTCGTTGCCTGTTGCCCGGGTGGCACCGCCTCGAACGTCGTCACCTACCTGGCCCGGGCCAACGTCTGCCTCTCCGTCGTCATGACGATGTGCTCGACCTTTGCCGCCGTGGCGCTGACGCCCCTCCTCACCTCGTGGCTGGCCGGCGCGCTCGTCGAGGTGGATGCGTGGGGCATGTTCCGCTCCACCGTGCAGATCGTGATCGCGCCCGTCGTGATCGGCGTGCTCGTGAACCGCTTCGCCCCGCGCCTCGTGCAGCGCGTGCAGGTCGGCCTGCCGCTGGTGTCGGTCGTCGTCATCGCCCTGATCTGCGCCAGCATCATCGGCGGCAGCGCCGCCGCGGTGCAGGGTGCCGCGTGGCGGTTGCTCGGCGCGGTCTTCGGCCTCCATGCCGGCGGCTTCGCCCTCGGCTACCTCGCCGCGCGGGTGCTGCGCTTCGACCAGACCATCGCGCGCACCGTCTCCATCGAAGTCGGCATGCAGAACTCCGGCCTCGGCGTCGCCCTCGCCCGCAAGCATTTCGCCGACCCGCTGACCGCCGTCCCCTGCGCCATCTCGAGCGTCTTCCACTCCGTGATCGGCAGCATCCTCGCCGGCTGGTGGCGCTGGCGCAGCCGGAGCTGAGTCTCCCTGATGGGGTTGTTGGAGTCGGTGGCGGTTTTGCGCGCTTTGCGCCGTTTGGCGGCCAAAGGCATTGGCCGAATGAGGGCGAAGGGCTGCGGGAAATCGCCTGCAAGGAGGCTCCTACAACTGGCGTTCAGACCTGGCCATTGTACTGCAACCAATTGCCAGGCATAATTAAACACAACTAAGCCAGCGGGGACTCTCGCGCCGATCCACCCGCGCACTTCTTCCATCGTTAGTGCCTCCTTGGTCTGCCTCCTGCTTAGTTGGTGCATCCCTCATGGCCATTCACGTCGCGCTTAACCACCGGACCAGCTACAAATACGACCGCCCTGTCACCCTCGGGCCCCAAGTCATCCGGTTGCGCCCCGCCCCGCACTGCCGCACGCCCATCCTCAGCTACTCGCTGAAACTCAAGCCGGCCAAGGGCCACTTCCTCAACTGGCAGCAGGACGCCTTCGGCAACTACCTCGCCCGCGTCGTCTACCCGGAAAAGGTCACCGAGTTCTCCGTTGAGGTCGACGTTGTCGCCGAGATGTCGGTCTACAATCCCTTCGATTTCTTCCTCGAGCCCTACGCGGAAAAATTCCCGTTCACCTACGAGAAGAAACTCGCCACCGAGCTCGCCCCCTTCCTCCGCAAGAACGCCCGCAAGCCGAAGTTCGGCGCCTTCGTCGCCGGCATCGACCTCAAGCCCCAGCGCACGATCGATTTCCTCGTCGCCCTCAACAGCGCGGTCAACCGCCTCGTGAGCTACGTCATCCGCCTCGAGCCGGGCGTGCAGACCCCCGAGAAAACGCTCACCCTCGGCAGCGGCTCCTGCCGCGACTCCGCCTGGCTCCTCGTCAACGCCCTCCGCCACTGCGGCCTCGCGGCGCGCTTCGTCTCCGGCTACCTCATTCAGCTCAAGGCCGATCAGAAATCCCTCGACGGCCCCAGCGGCGCCGAAACCGACTTCACCGACCTCCACGCCTGGTGCGAGGTCTACCTCCCCGGCGCCGGCTGGATCGGCCTCGACCCGACGTCCGGCCTCCTCGCCGGCGAGGGCCACATTCCCCTCGCCTGCTCGCCCGAACCCTCCAGCGCCGCGGCCATCAGCGGCGGCGTGGACGAGTGCGAAACCGAGTTCGACTTCGCCATGGCCGTCACGCGCGTCCACGAGTCCCCGCGCGTCACCAAGCCCTACACCGAGGAACAGTGGACGAAGATCGAGGCCCTCGGCCACCAGATCGACGCCGAGCTCACCAAGAACGACGTGCGCCTCACCATGGGCGGCGAGCCGACGTTCATCTCCCTCGACGATCCCGACGGCCCCGAGTGGAACTTCGTCGCCGCCTCCCACCGCAAGCGCGTCCTCTCCGGCCAGCTCATCAAGCGCCTCCGCACCAAGTTCGCCCCCGGCGCCCTCCTCCACTACGGCCAGGGCAAGTGGTATCCCGGCGAACAGCTCCCGCGCTGGGCCCTCTCCGCCTACTGGCGCAAGGACGGCGTCCCGATCTGGCACGACGACTCGCTCATCGCCGACGAATCCAAGAACTACGGCCACGGCCCCAAGGAGGCCAAGGAACTCGCCTCCCGCCTCGCCCGCACGCTCGGCGTCAATCCCGCCCATCTCATTCCGGGTTACGAGGACGCCTTCTACTACACCTGGAAGGAGCGCCGCCTGCCCTCCAATGTCACGCCCGAGAAAACCAACCTCAAGGACAAGCTCGAGCGCGAACGCATCGCCCGCATTTTCCAGGAAGGCCTCGGCACCGTCGTCGGCTACGCCCTGCCCATCAAGCGCGCCACCGTGGGCAACCAGACGGGCTGGATGTCCGGCTCGTGGTTCCTGCGCGACGACGAGACGCTTTGGCTGATCCCCGGTGACTCGTGCATGGGCCTGCGCCTGCCGCTCGATTCCGTACCGTGGGTCGCCGACAAGGACTACCCTTGGAATTGGCAGCAGGATCCCTCCGCCACCCTCGGCGCCCTACCCAAGGAAACGCCCCACGACCGCCGCCGCCTCGCCGCGCTCCGCGCCGGCCAGCGCATCCTCAGCGGCGGCGGCGCGGCCCTGCCCGCCGGCTACGGCCCCGGCCAGCGCGCCCAGGATCCCGAAAATCTCCCGCCCCTGCCGCCCCCCAACCTCGACCCGAATCGCCGCCCGCAGCCGGGCGAGAGCGCGCCGTGGATCATCCGCACCGCTCTCTGCGTGCAGCCGCGCGACGGCCGCCTCCACGTCTTCATGCCGCCGGTCAGCACGACCGAGGATTACCTCGACCTGATCTCCGGCATCGAGGCCACTGTCACCGAGATGGGCGTGCCCGTCATCATCGAGGGCGAGACCCCGCCGAAGGACCCGCGCCTCAACAAGCTCGCCGTCACCCCCGACCCCGGCGTCATTGAGGTCAACATGCACCCGAGCAAGACTTGGGACGAACTCGTTGAGCGCACCACCGTGCTCTACGAAGAGGCGCGGCAGACGCGTCTTGGCACCGAGAAGTTCATGCTCGACGGCCGCCACTCCGGCACCGGCGGCGGCAACCACATCATCATCGGCGGCGAGACTCCCGGCGACTCGCCTGTCCTGCGCCGCCCCGACCTGCTGCGCTCGCTCCTCGCGTACTGGCAGAATCACCCGTCGCTCAGCTGGCTGTTCTCCGGCCTGTTCATCGGCCCGACCTCGCAGGCCCCGCGCATCGACGAAGCGCGCAACGACGCCCTCTACGAACTGGAGGTCGCGTTCAAGGAGATGGACCGCCAGCTCGGCACCTTCAACAGCGTGCCGCCGTGGATGGTCGACCGCCTCTTCCGCAACCTCCTCACCGACGCCACCGGCAACACCCACCGCAGCGAGTTCAGCATCGACAAGCTCTACGCCCCCGAGGGCCCGACCGGCCGCCTCGGTCTGGTCGAGATGCGCGCCTTCGAGATGCCGCCGCATGCCCGCATGAGCCTCGCCCAGCACCTCCTGCTGCGCGGCCTCGTGAACAAGTTCTGGAAGGAGCCGTACAAGAACGGCCTCGTCCGCTGGGGCACCGACATCCACGACCGCTGGATGCTGCCGCACTTCAACAAGACGGACTTCAACGAGGTCATCCGCGACCTGCGCCTCGACGGCCAGCCCTTCGAGGCCGGCTGGTTCGACCCCCACTTCGAGTTCCGTTTCCCGCGCGTCGGTGAGTTCAGTGTGCGCGACGTCAAGGTCGAGCTCCGCGCCGCCCTCGAGCCGTGGCATGTGCTCGGCGAGGAACCTGGCCCCGGCGGCACCGTGCGTTACGTCGACAGCTCCCTCGAGCGCCTGCAGGTCAAGGCCACCGGCCTCACCGGCGACCGCTTCGTGCTCACAGCCAACGGCCACCGCGTCCCGCTCCACCCGACCGGCGTCAACGGCGAGGGCGTGGCCGGCGTGCGTTACCGCGCCTGGCAGCCGCCCGAGTGCCTGCACCCCACGATTCCCTCGCATGCGCCCGTGGTGTTCGACCTCGTGGATACCTGGAACAAGCGCTCGCTCGGCGGCTGCACTTACTATGTCGCCCACCCCGGCGGCCGCAGCTACGAGACTTTCCCGGTGAACTCCTACGAGGCCGAGAGCCGCCGCCTCGCCCGCTTCCAGGGCATCGGCCACACCCCCGGCGGCATGCGCCCCGCGATCCCGGCATCCACCTCGCGCGAGTTGCCCTTCACCCTCGACCTGCGGAATCCGTAGGCCGGGGTTCTTTATAGGACCTATAGGCCCCATAAGCCCTATAGGACCTATAAGGTGCCAGCCCCACCACCCCACCCCGCGCTTGCCACCCCGCGCCGCTTCCGAAAGCTTTTGCCATGCCCGCGCCCGCCTCCAGCGCCCGTTCCGTCCTGCACGGTTATGCCCCCAAGGGCAGCCGGTACGACGAATGCGTTGATGCGGCCGGCCACCTGCGCCCGGCCTGGGCGCAGTTTTTCAGCCACCTCTCCGGCAACCCCACCGCCGCCCTCCAGGCCGCCCATGAGGCCGGCCACCGCGCCATCGTCGAGCAGGACGTGAACATGAACGTCTACCGCGGCGAACGCGCGGGCAGCCAGCTCTGGCCCCTCGACGTGCTCCCGCTGCTCATCGGCGCCGGCGAGTGGGAAACCCTCACCCGCGGCCTCCGCCAGCGCGCCCACCTCTTCAACGAACTGCTGCTCGATCTCTACGGCGACCAGAAGCTCCTCCGCGGCGGCCTCATCCCGCCCGCCGTGGCGATGCACAACCCGCACTTCCTCCGTCCCTGCGTCGGCCTCGGTCGCGGCTCGCCGACCTACCTCCACACCCTCGCCGTCGACGTCGCCCGCTCCTCCGACGGCCGCTGGTGGGTGATTGAGGACCGCCTCGACGCGCCCTCCGGCCTCGGCTACTCGCTGCAGAACCGCATCATCACGCGCCAGGCCCTGGCCGACGTCTTCCACCGCGCGCCCGTCCAGCGGCTCTACCGCTTCTTCCACGACTACCGCCAGTCCCTCGAGCACCTCGCCCCCCAGAGCGCCGACCCGCGCATCGTCCTCCTCTCGCCCGGCCCGGCCAACGAGACATACTTCGAGCAGGCCTACCTCTCCAGCTACCTCGGCTACACGCTGGTCGAGGGCGAGGACCTCACCACCCGCAACCGCAAGGTCTACCTCCGTACCGTCGGCGGCCTGCAGCAGGTCGACGTCGTGTTGCGCCGCCTCGACTCCGAGTTCTGCGACCCGCTCGAGCTCGACCCTCATTCCCTGCTCGGCGTCCCCGGCCTCATCCACGCCGCCCACCACCGCAACGTCGCGCTGGCCAACCAGCCCGGCTGCCGCGCCCTCGAGACCCCCGCGCTGCTGGGTTTCCTCGCACCGCTGTGCCGCCACGTCCTCGGCGAGGAACTGCAGCTCCCCAACGCCGCCACCTGGTGGTGCGGCCAGGACAAGCCCCGCGACTACGTCCTCAACCACCTCGCCGACCTCGTCGTCAAACCCACTTTCCGCACCCGCGACTCCGCCCCGCCCCGCTACGGCGCGTGGATGGGCAAGTCCGCCCGCGCCACGCTGGCCGACGAGATCCGCGCCAACCCCGCCGGCTGGTGCGCCCAGGAACGCGTCTTCCACAGCACCACCCCAGGCTGGCACGAGGGCGCCCTCCGCCCGATGCCGTTCATCACCCGCCTCTATGTTTCGTGGCACGACGGCGACTACACCGTGATGCCCGGCGGCCTCACCCGCTGCAACCCGCGCGGCGAGGACATGATCGTCTCCCTCCAGCAGGGCAGCGTGAGCAAGGACACCTGGATCCTCCACGAGGGCCTGCCGCACGACCCGCCGATTTTGCTCAGCCCGCGCCCGACGGAGACACTGCGCCACCCCGCGACCACCCCGAGCCGCACCGCCAACAACTTTTTCTGGCTCGGCCGCTACCTCGAGCGCGCCGGCGCCCTCGCCCGCCGCCTGGAAAAGATCGACGCTCTCCTCCACGACGAGATCGCCCTCCTCGACCCGGCCGTGCCCCGCGACACGCTCGCCCTCATCTTCCGCATGCAGGACCTGCCGGCGGCCGGCGACGGCCGCCCGCTCGACCAACTCGCGACCGCCGCCCGCCAGGCCGCCGACGACCCGAACCGGCCCTCCAGCCTCGCCGCCACCGTCGCCAACCTCGTGCGCCTGCTGGAGACCCTCAAGGTCCGCCTGCCCCACGAGGCCTGGCAGATGATCCGCCACCTGCGCCAGCGCCGCAAGGCGGGCGACACCGTCGCCTGCGCCTGGCTCCGGCAGCACCTCACGGCCCTTGAGGGCCTCACCCTCGAGTCCATGCCGCACGACACCGGCTGGCACTTCCTCCAGCTCGGCCGCCGCCTCGAGCGTTCCCGCCAACTGCTCGACCTGCTGCAGGCCCTGCTCCCCGTCGCCGCCGACAAGACCCCGACCGAGTTCCGCCTGCAGACCCTGCTGCACCTCGCCGACGCCCTCTTCACCTACCGTCACGCCTACCACGGCGCCGTGGACTCCGCGGCCGTCATCGACTGGCTGGTCGTCTCCCCCGACAACCCGCGCAGCCTCCGCTATCAGGCCGACGAGATCAACCGCCACCTCGGCGTCCTGCCCACCGATCTCGCCCCGCGCAGCGTCGCCGCCCTGCGCCTCCAGTCGATGCGCGTGCTCGGCCAGGTCCGCCTCAACGATGCCGCCCACCTCGCCGCCCACCCGGACGAGGCCCTGCAGCTCTTCCGCGAGCAACAGTCGCACCTCGCCACCGTGAGCGACGAGCTGAGCCACATCTACTTCTCCCACGCGGAGAGCCGGTGATGCCGACAAGCCACCCGCACGCCTGAAGGCCCCATGCCTGAATACCGCATCACGCACCAGACCGTCTACCAGCACGGCGCCCCGGCCGGCGCGGCCTGGCAGACGCTCCAGCTCCAGCCGCGGCAGGAGCCGGCGCAGGAGTGCCTCGACTTCCAGCTGGAGCTGCACCCCGCCGCGCCCGACCTCTCGACGCGCACGGACTTCTTCGGCAACAC is from Lacunisphaera limnophila and encodes:
- a CDS encoding bile acid:sodium symporter family protein, producing MSRVLTLLTNAFPVWVVVLAALALVEPTWFTWFGGPWITWGLAVIMLGMGLTLTFDDFRSVTRLPKAVALGFVAQFTIMPFLGWSLGRLFALETPYAVGLILVACCPGGTASNVVTYLARANVCLSVVMTMCSTFAAVALTPLLTSWLAGALVEVDAWGMFRSTVQIVIAPVVIGVLVNRFAPRLVQRVQVGLPLVSVVVIALICASIIGGSAAAVQGAAWRLLGAVFGLHAGGFALGYLAARVLRFDQTIARTVSIEVGMQNSGLGVALARKHFADPLTAVPCAISSVFHSVIGSILAGWWRWRSRS
- a CDS encoding TonB family protein, producing the protein MKIPHALLLAALLVPAVPVLAQFESARLAPDNAMPPFPAALQMSGITRGYAVVAVSIDPEGKVQEALPLAHTHPRIAETALAALREWQFLPARLDGLPVPVQTEMRIDFTLEGAVITSNAVNHFFFDGFENAGDLSASRQLCPANQLDRAPQRLAGDAPRYALDAGKAGVHGRVQVHFYIDERGAVRMAAAQPAAGTHPYLMEQAVRAVRDWKFAPPTSRGRPVLVAAVQEFDFGGGR
- a CDS encoding DUF2126 domain-containing protein, with protein sequence MAIHVALNHRTSYKYDRPVTLGPQVIRLRPAPHCRTPILSYSLKLKPAKGHFLNWQQDAFGNYLARVVYPEKVTEFSVEVDVVAEMSVYNPFDFFLEPYAEKFPFTYEKKLATELAPFLRKNARKPKFGAFVAGIDLKPQRTIDFLVALNSAVNRLVSYVIRLEPGVQTPEKTLTLGSGSCRDSAWLLVNALRHCGLAARFVSGYLIQLKADQKSLDGPSGAETDFTDLHAWCEVYLPGAGWIGLDPTSGLLAGEGHIPLACSPEPSSAAAISGGVDECETEFDFAMAVTRVHESPRVTKPYTEEQWTKIEALGHQIDAELTKNDVRLTMGGEPTFISLDDPDGPEWNFVAASHRKRVLSGQLIKRLRTKFAPGALLHYGQGKWYPGEQLPRWALSAYWRKDGVPIWHDDSLIADESKNYGHGPKEAKELASRLARTLGVNPAHLIPGYEDAFYYTWKERRLPSNVTPEKTNLKDKLERERIARIFQEGLGTVVGYALPIKRATVGNQTGWMSGSWFLRDDETLWLIPGDSCMGLRLPLDSVPWVADKDYPWNWQQDPSATLGALPKETPHDRRRLAALRAGQRILSGGGAALPAGYGPGQRAQDPENLPPLPPPNLDPNRRPQPGESAPWIIRTALCVQPRDGRLHVFMPPVSTTEDYLDLISGIEATVTEMGVPVIIEGETPPKDPRLNKLAVTPDPGVIEVNMHPSKTWDELVERTTVLYEEARQTRLGTEKFMLDGRHSGTGGGNHIIIGGETPGDSPVLRRPDLLRSLLAYWQNHPSLSWLFSGLFIGPTSQAPRIDEARNDALYELEVAFKEMDRQLGTFNSVPPWMVDRLFRNLLTDATGNTHRSEFSIDKLYAPEGPTGRLGLVEMRAFEMPPHARMSLAQHLLLRGLVNKFWKEPYKNGLVRWGTDIHDRWMLPHFNKTDFNEVIRDLRLDGQPFEAGWFDPHFEFRFPRVGEFSVRDVKVELRAALEPWHVLGEEPGPGGTVRYVDSSLERLQVKATGLTGDRFVLTANGHRVPLHPTGVNGEGVAGVRYRAWQPPECLHPTIPSHAPVVFDLVDTWNKRSLGGCTYYVAHPGGRSYETFPVNSYEAESRRLARFQGIGHTPGGMRPAIPASTSRELPFTLDLRNP
- a CDS encoding circularly permuted type 2 ATP-grasp protein — protein: MPAPASSARSVLHGYAPKGSRYDECVDAAGHLRPAWAQFFSHLSGNPTAALQAAHEAGHRAIVEQDVNMNVYRGERAGSQLWPLDVLPLLIGAGEWETLTRGLRQRAHLFNELLLDLYGDQKLLRGGLIPPAVAMHNPHFLRPCVGLGRGSPTYLHTLAVDVARSSDGRWWVIEDRLDAPSGLGYSLQNRIITRQALADVFHRAPVQRLYRFFHDYRQSLEHLAPQSADPRIVLLSPGPANETYFEQAYLSSYLGYTLVEGEDLTTRNRKVYLRTVGGLQQVDVVLRRLDSEFCDPLELDPHSLLGVPGLIHAAHHRNVALANQPGCRALETPALLGFLAPLCRHVLGEELQLPNAATWWCGQDKPRDYVLNHLADLVVKPTFRTRDSAPPRYGAWMGKSARATLADEIRANPAGWCAQERVFHSTTPGWHEGALRPMPFITRLYVSWHDGDYTVMPGGLTRCNPRGEDMIVSLQQGSVSKDTWILHEGLPHDPPILLSPRPTETLRHPATTPSRTANNFFWLGRYLERAGALARRLEKIDALLHDEIALLDPAVPRDTLALIFRMQDLPAAGDGRPLDQLATAARQAADDPNRPSSLAATVANLVRLLETLKVRLPHEAWQMIRHLRQRRKAGDTVACAWLRQHLTALEGLTLESMPHDTGWHFLQLGRRLERSRQLLDLLQALLPVAADKTPTEFRLQTLLHLADALFTYRHAYHGAVDSAAVIDWLVVSPDNPRSLRYQADEINRHLGVLPTDLAPRSVAALRLQSMRVLGQVRLNDAAHLAAHPDEALQLFREQQSHLATVSDELSHIYFSHAESR
- a CDS encoding hybrid sensor histidine kinase/response regulator, with product MATKPSTATAALRTQKLQLELIFNSARDMMLLAEVDATDLIRVVTVNRPYLETVRAAGYALSAQDFEGRSFADVQAQFGFDAETVGRMRERYEQVIRSGQLLEFEEVTRAPTGVFHGRTTLTPILDAAGACTHVLYSSQDVTAWKQAEQERARSEQMLRAILDHSFQFIGLLDPAGRLLRANQTSLDAVGVRQEQVVGNYFWDTPWWSHDPAEQARLRAAIGRAARGEFVRYETTHPAADGRLLTMDFSLKPVRDEQGAVVAIIPEGRDITESRRAEQALRESEEKFARIFRASPDAMSVHELDTGRYVDVNEGFLRLFDCRRETVIGRTPLELGLWSESLERQGFVEQLRVEGSVRGHPVIIGMKGGRQRRCELSAERIEIDGRPHNVSVLRDITDRLAAEQALRESEEKFAKAFRSSPQPLIISEIATGRYIDVNLGFERVSGYSRADVIGRSSLETGIWENLADRQALFARLQEEGRVRDMELNFRRKDGGRLVTRCSFETIELAGVRCMLSTITDITEQRQAETQKASLEAQLQQNQKLEALGTLAGGIAHDFNNILTAIIINQELALMDLDQPADLRRRLDEIGLASNRAKELVRQILTFSRQQQHERLRQPLQMIIREALGLLRASLPATIEISQDMAPDAPPVLADAGQVHQVVMNLCTNAAHAMRDRPGRLTVRLALCRLEPADCVPRPGLQPGPHARLTIADTGHGMDATVLARIFEPFFTTKGPGEGTGLGLPMVHGIMKSHDGAIFVQSQPGEGTTFELYFPAAPATDSAVREPVAGLVPGQGESVLLVDDEEAIGQAVGAMLRRIGYHVEIYEDPREALACVQARPGQFSLLLTDRTMPHLSGPELIQLARTVRPDLPVLLMSGMSGSNPPDGAEAEAGYGLVEKPIDIAELSRTVRRALDLTPHP